CCATGTCGTCATGTTCGGCGCCAAGACCTGCGGCACCTGCCGCTTCTGCCAGCGCGGCCAGGACAACCTGTGCACCGACGTGCAGGGCATCATGGGCTTCCACATCGACGGCTTCGCCTGCGAGCACGTCACCATGGAGGCCCGCCACGTGCTGAAGGTGCCGGCCGGCGTGTCGCTGCGCGATGCCGCCACCGCCCCCATCACCTATTCGACCGTCGAGCACATGCTCATCGACAACTGCAAGCTTGAGCCCGGCGAGACCGTGCTGGTCCAGGCCGGCGGCTCAGGGATCGGCACCATCGCCATCAAGCTGGCGAAGTCCATCGGCTGCACCGTCATCACCACGGTGGGCGACGACGAGAAGGCGGCCAAGGCGCTGGCGATTGGCGCCGACCATGCGATCAACTACCGCACCGAGCGCTTCGAGGGCGTCGTCCGCAAGCTGACCCAGAAGAAGGGCGTCGACGTCGTCTTCGAGCACACCGGCGCCGACACCTTCAACCAGTCGCTGTTCTGCCTGCGGCGCGGCGGCCGCCTCGCCACCTGCGGCGCGACCTCGGGCGCCACGATCTCGATGAACCTGATGCAGCTGTTCCAGCAGCAGTACAAGATCTTCGGCTCCTTCGGCGCCCCCATCCGCGCCATTGCCGACGGCCTGAAGCGCATCGAGGCCGGCGTCTCCCCGGTCATCGATACCGAACTGCCGGTGGGCCGCTTCGCCGAGGCCCTGGAGCGGCTGGAGAGCCGCAAGGTCTTCGGCAAGATCCTCGTCCATATCTGAGGCCGGGTCCTTGGTCCGCTGGATCCGCCATCATGTCCCGGCGCTCATGGTGCCGTTCGACTGGATCGTCGGCATGCTGGTGCTGGTCGCGATGGCCGGCATCCGCTCGCTCGGCCCCGACCGCGCCAGCGACATCGGCGCCTGGATCCTGCCGCGCCTCGCCCCGCTGATCGGCGCCAACCGCACCGGCTACGCCAATCTCAAGGCCGCCTATCCCGAGAAATCCGAGGAGGAGATCCGCGCCATCCTGCGCGGCGCCTGGGAGAATCTCGGCCGCACCGCCTTCGAATATGCCTGCATGGACGACCTGTGGGACTATGATCCCGCCCGCCCGAACCAGGGCCGCATCGTCACCGATGACGTGCCGCTCTATGAGCGCCTGCGCGACGACGGCAAGCCGGCCATCTTCTTCGCCGCCCATCTCGCCAACTGGGAGATGCCGGCTGTCGCGGCGGCCGCCCACGGGCTCGACACCACCTCGCTCTACCGCATGCCCAACAACCGCTATGTCGCGCGCGCCATCCAGCGCATCCGCGGCCGCACCATGGGCAAGCTCGTCGCCTCCGGAGGCGGCGGCGTCCTCCATCTCGCGCGCGAGCTCGAGGCGAACAACCATGTCGGCATGCTGATCGACCAGCACCTGCATCGCGGCGTCGACGTCACCTTCTTCGGCCGCCCGGCCAAGGCCAATCCGACCGCCGCGCGCCTCGCCCGCGAATTCGACTGCCCGGTCCATGGCGTGCGCGTCATCCGCCTGCCCGGCAACCGCTTCCGGCTGGAGGCGACGGAAGCCCTCGACCTGCCCCGCGATGCCGACGGTCGCATCGACGTGAAGGGCGCCATGCAGATGATGACCGACGTTGTCGAGGGCTGGGTGCGCGAGCATCCGGAGCAATGGCTCTGGCTGCATCGCCGCTGGCGGTGAGGCCTATGGCGCGGCGCACCGGTCCCTGATTACCATTCGTCCGGGGGGACTGATTCCATCATGCTTGTGCCGCGCATCCGACAATCCACGACAAGGGCCATGCTGGCTGCTGAGGCCACGCCGCCGATCAGCGGCATGTGGCGCT
This region of Phreatobacter oligotrophus genomic DNA includes:
- a CDS encoding lipid A biosynthesis lauroyl acyltransferase, with protein sequence MVRWIRHHVPALMVPFDWIVGMLVLVAMAGIRSLGPDRASDIGAWILPRLAPLIGANRTGYANLKAAYPEKSEEEIRAILRGAWENLGRTAFEYACMDDLWDYDPARPNQGRIVTDDVPLYERLRDDGKPAIFFAAHLANWEMPAVAAAAHGLDTTSLYRMPNNRYVARAIQRIRGRTMGKLVASGGGGVLHLARELEANNHVGMLIDQHLHRGVDVTFFGRPAKANPTAARLAREFDCPVHGVRVIRLPGNRFRLEATEALDLPRDADGRIDVKGAMQMMTDVVEGWVREHPEQWLWLHRRWR
- a CDS encoding zinc-binding dehydrogenase, producing the protein MRALRLHGDRDLRIEEIEDAPAPGPGEVRIRVAAVALNHIDVWGFRGMAFAKRKMPLVVGAEASGTIESIGEGVTAFAPGDHVVMFGAKTCGTCRFCQRGQDNLCTDVQGIMGFHIDGFACEHVTMEARHVLKVPAGVSLRDAATAPITYSTVEHMLIDNCKLEPGETVLVQAGGSGIGTIAIKLAKSIGCTVITTVGDDEKAAKALAIGADHAINYRTERFEGVVRKLTQKKGVDVVFEHTGADTFNQSLFCLRRGGRLATCGATSGATISMNLMQLFQQQYKIFGSFGAPIRAIADGLKRIEAGVSPVIDTELPVGRFAEALERLESRKVFGKILVHI